In one window of Arachis ipaensis cultivar K30076 chromosome B06, Araip1.1, whole genome shotgun sequence DNA:
- the LOC107646947 gene encoding uncharacterized protein LOC107646947 has product MPLYAKFLNELIKKKRSWNEKETVILTQECSAVIQEGLPQKLKDPGSFFLPCTIGNIIINKALYDLGSSINLMPLSMMRRLAIEEVKPTQMSLELVDRSLVIPKGVIENLLVRVGKFIFPTEFVILNLGEEGNDSIILERPFLATARAIIDVEQREMTLRVNDEKITLNVF; this is encoded by the coding sequence atgcctctatatgcaaaattcctAAATGAGCTTATCAAGAAGAAAAGGAGCTGGAATGAAAAAGAAACAGTAATCTTAACCCAGGAATGCAGTGCAGTGATTCAAGAAGGCCTCCCACAAAAActcaaggatcctgggagcttcttcTTGCCTTGTACTATTGGTAACATAATCATTAACAAGGCACTGTATGATTTAGGATCCAGTATCAACCTGATGCCTTTGTCTATGATGAGAAGGCTAGCTATAGAAGAAGTGAAGCCTACACAGATGTCTTTGGAGCTAGTGGATAGATCTCTGGTAATTCCCAAGGGGGTGATTGAAAATCTCTTGGTCAGAGTGGGAAAATTCATATTTCCTACAGAATTTGTAATCCTGAACTTAGGTGAAGAGGGGAATGACTCTATTATATTGGAAAGACCTTTCTtggccacagcaagggccatcattgatgtggaacAAAGAGAAATGACCTTGAGGGTAAATGATGAGAAGATCACTTTAAATGTCTTCTAA